A genomic window from Psychrobacter cibarius includes:
- a CDS encoding type II toxin-antitoxin system RelB/DinJ family antitoxin: MTTTNYNIRLDQDLKDRSFSVLESYGLTPSQAIRLFLNQVADTNAIPLSFDYQQPKLNAQTLAAIAEVASGKGTKYDSFGDLMDELEGEADEIH; the protein is encoded by the coding sequence ATGACTACAACTAATTATAATATACGGCTTGACCAGGATCTGAAAGATAGGTCTTTCTCTGTTCTTGAAAGCTATGGTCTAACGCCTTCACAAGCCATAAGACTGTTCTTGAACCAAGTAGCCGATACTAATGCGATTCCTCTGTCTTTTGACTATCAACAACCTAAGCTCAACGCGCAAACACTTGCTGCTATTGCAGAGGTCGCGAGCGGTAAAGGCACTAAGTACGATAGCTTTGGTGATTTGATGGATGAGCTAGAAGGCGAGGCTGATGAGATCCATTGA
- a CDS encoding type II toxin-antitoxin system YafQ family toxin, with protein sequence MRSIEVSSQFKRDAKKNYLSLLTPAWGEVLNCLTNDIPLPAKYKDHALTGNHKGFRDCHIKPDLVLIYRVQSDTVDFVRLGSHSEVFD encoded by the coding sequence ATGAGATCCATTGAAGTATCCAGTCAGTTTAAGAGAGATGCCAAAAAGAATTATCTAAGCTTGCTCACTCCTGCATGGGGCGAGGTGCTTAATTGTTTGACGAACGATATACCGCTACCGGCTAAATACAAAGACCATGCGTTGACCGGCAATCATAAAGGGTTTAGGGATTGCCATATTAAGCCTGATTTGGTGCTTATCTACCGTGTTCAGAGCGATACGGTAGATTTTGTTAGGCTGGGTAGCCATTCAGAGGTGTTTGATTAG